In bacterium, one DNA window encodes the following:
- a CDS encoding RNA polymerase sigma factor has product MDRAHSPTSSLDELCALAVAGDERARSELFSALRVRFLQVAKRRVHGDHLEDVVQDALKIVLDKYHARTGDTGILVWSFTVLRNVIGNHYQSRKRDVERTTHVEDWQTFRSAAVVIDPTQDRETTEFTSRLEDAVAALARKSPRCGRLFANLLESYRRGGGQREVSQRALEMARREDPGISRNSFYVALHRCRAQLRALLDAEEGSLSHV; this is encoded by the coding sequence ATGGATCGAGCCCATTCGCCCACTTCCTCTCTCGACGAGCTCTGCGCCCTCGCCGTCGCCGGCGACGAGCGCGCCCGGTCCGAGCTTTTCTCCGCCCTGCGCGTAAGGTTCCTGCAGGTCGCCAAACGTAGGGTGCACGGAGATCACCTGGAGGACGTGGTCCAGGATGCTCTGAAGATCGTACTCGACAAGTACCACGCCAGGACCGGGGACACCGGCATTCTCGTCTGGAGCTTCACCGTGTTGAGGAACGTGATCGGCAACCATTACCAGTCCCGCAAGCGCGACGTCGAACGCACGACCCACGTGGAGGACTGGCAGACCTTCCGCTCGGCGGCCGTGGTCATCGATCCCACCCAGGATCGGGAGACCACGGAGTTCACGAGCCGGCTGGAGGACGCCGTCGCGGCGCTGGCCCGCAAGTCGCCGCGCTGTGGCAGGCTCTTCGCGAATCTGCTGGAGAGCTACCGGCGCGGAGGCGGTCAGCGCGAGGTTTCCCAGCGCGCCCTCGAAATGGCTCGACGCGAGGATCCCGGCATATCCCGCAACTCCTTCTACGTGGCTCTGCATCGCTGCCGCGCGCAGTTGCGCGCCCTGCTCGATGCCGAGGAAGGGAGCCTGAGCCATGTCTGA